A region of Panthera uncia isolate 11264 chromosome D4, Puncia_PCG_1.0, whole genome shotgun sequence DNA encodes the following proteins:
- the RABEPK gene encoding rab9 effector protein with kelch motifs: protein MKLLPVLGPGDKPRKATWYTLTPPGDSPCARVGHSCSYLPPVGDAKRGKVFIVGGADPSRSFSDVHTMDLGTHRWDLATSEGLLPRYEHASFVPSCAPHTIWVFGGADQSGNRNCLQVLNPETRTWTMPEVTSPPPCPRTFHTSSAAIGNQLYVFGGGERGAQPVQDVKLHVFDANTLTWSQPETLGKPPSPRHGHVMVAAETKLFIHGGLAGDKFYDDLHCIDINEMKWQQLSPTGASPAACAAHSAVAVGKHLYIFGGMTPTGALDTMHRYHIEKQHWTLLKFDTSLPPGRLDHSMCVIPWPVMCTSEEEDSNSLTLNCDAEKGDSASKGVTQGGDSQEESQTDTLLCFVFGGMNTEGEIYSDCIVTVVD from the exons ATGAAGCTGCTGCCAGTCTTGGGGCCTGGAGACAAGCCCAGGAAAGCAACATG GTACACCTTGACCCCCCCTGGAGACAGCCCCTGTGCTCGGGTTGGCCACAGCTGTTCATATTTACCCCCAGTTGGTGATGCCAAGAGAGGGAAGGTCTTCATTGTTGGGGGAGCAGATCCAAGCAGGAGCTTCTCAGATGTGCACACCATGGATCTGG GAACACACCGGTGGGATTTAGCCACCTCGGAGGGCCTCTTGCCCCGGTACGAGCATGCCAGCTTTGTTCCCTCTTGTGCTCCTCATACCATCTGGGTGTTTGGAGGTGCTGACCAGTCAGGAAATCGAAATTGCCTTCAAGTTCTAAATCCTG AAACCAGGACTTGGACCATGCCGGAGGTGACCAGCCCCCCGCCATGCCCAAGAACATTCCACACATCGTCTGCAGCCATTGGAAACCAGCTGTATGTCTttgggggcggagagagaggcgCCCAGCCTGTGCAGGATGTGAAGCTGCATGTGTTTGACGCAA ACACTCTGACCTGGTCACAGCCAGAGACCCTTGGAAAACCTCCATCCCCCCGGCATGGTCATGTGATGGTGGCAGCAGAGACAAAGCTCTTCATCCATGGAGGCTTGGCAGGGGACAAATTCTATGATGATCTCCACTGCATTGATATAA ATGAGATGAAATGGCAGCAGCTAAGTCCCACTGGGGCATCTCCCGCAGCCTGTGCTGCCCACTCAGCTGTGGCTGTGGGGAAACACCTGTACATCTTTGGAGGGATGACTCCCACAGGAGCACTGGACACAATGCATCGGTATCACATAG AAAAGCAGCATTGGACCTTGCTTAAATTTGATACTTCTCTCCCCCCTGGACGATTGGATCATTCCATGTGTGTCATTCCATGGCCAGTGATGTGTACTTCTGAGGAAGAAGATTCCAATTCTCTCACTCTGAACTGTGATGCTGAGAAAGGGGATTCCGCCAGCAAAGGAGTGACCCAAGGTGGTGACTCACAGGAGGAAAGTCAGACTGACACACTGCTTTGTTTTGTGTTCGGCGGGATGAATACAGAAGGGGAAATCTATAGTGACTGTATTGTGACTGTAGTTGACTAA
- the LOC125921332 gene encoding mitochondrial import inner membrane translocase subunit TIM14-like, giving the protein MASAAAAVRLTVAAAGFAGRYALQALKHNMEPQVKQVFQSLPNSAFSDGYYRGGFESKITKQAAALILGVSPTANKGKIRDAHQQIMLLNHPDKEGSPYIAAKINES; this is encoded by the coding sequence ATGGCCAGTGCAGCGGCAGCAGTCAGACTGACTGTTGCTGCTGCAGGATTTGCAGGCCGTTATGCTTTGCAAGCCTTGAAACACAATATGGAACCTCAAGTAAAACAAGTTTTTCAAAGTCTACCAAATTCTGCCTTCAGTGATGGCTATTACAGAGGTGGGTTTGAatccaaaataacaaaacaagcaGCAGCATTAATACTAGGTGTAAGCCCTACTgccaataaaggaaaaataagagatgcTCATCAACAAATTATGCTTTTAAATCACCCAGACAAGGAAGGATCTCCTTATATAGCAGCCAAAATCAATGAAAGCTAA